A genomic region of Leptolyngbya sp. NIES-2104 contains the following coding sequences:
- a CDS encoding ATP-dependent Clp protease ATP-binding subunit, with amino-acid sequence MFERFTEKAIKVIMLAQEEARRLGHNFVGTEQILLGLIGEGTGVAAKVLKSMGVNLKDARIEVEKIIGRGSGFVAVEIPFTPRAKRVLELSLEEARQLGHNYIGTEHLLLGLIREGEGVAARVLENLGVDLSKVRTQVIRMLGETAEVTSGGSQGRTKTPTLDEFGSNLTQMAAEGKLDPVVGRQKEIERVIQILGRRTKNNPVLIGEPGVGKTAIAEGLAQRIANDDVPDILEDKRVVTLDIGLLVAGTKYRGEFEERLKKIMDEIRSAGNVILVIDEVHTLIGAGAAEGAIDAANILKPALARGELQCIGATTLDEYRKHIERDAALERRFQPVMVGEPSVDETIEILRGLRERYEQHHKLKISDEALEAAAKLSDRYISDRFLPDKAIDLVDEAGSRVRLINSQLPPAAKELDRELRQVLKDKDDAVRSQNFDRAGELRDREMEIKAEIRAIAQTRKTESTDENASPVVGEDDIAQIVASWTGVPVNKLTESESEKLLHMEDTLHTRLIGQDEAVRAVSRAIRRARVGLKNPNRPIASFIFSGPTGVGKTELTKALAAYFFGSEEAMIRLDMSEFMERHTVSKLIGSPPGYVGYNEGGQLTEAVRRRPYTVVLFDEIEKAHPDVFNMLLQILEDGRLTDAKGRTVDFKNTLLIMTSNIGSKVIEKGGGGLGFEFSTENESESQYNRIRSLVNEELKQYFRPEFLNRLDEIIVFRQLNKGEVKEIADIMLNDVFKRLKEQGITLQVTERFKDRLVDEGYNPSYGARPLRRAIMRLLEDSLAEEILSARVKDGDVATVDVDENGQVKVLHGQERELLPQAAE; translated from the coding sequence ATGTTTGAACGCTTCACAGAAAAAGCCATTAAGGTGATTATGTTAGCCCAAGAGGAAGCACGCCGCTTGGGTCATAACTTTGTGGGTACAGAACAGATCCTCCTGGGTCTAATCGGAGAAGGAACGGGTGTCGCTGCCAAAGTCCTCAAATCGATGGGAGTGAACCTCAAGGACGCTCGCATCGAAGTTGAGAAAATAATCGGTCGCGGATCGGGCTTTGTTGCCGTGGAAATTCCCTTTACCCCACGGGCAAAGCGCGTCCTGGAACTATCACTTGAAGAAGCTCGCCAACTCGGTCACAACTATATTGGAACCGAACACCTGCTTTTAGGTCTCATCCGAGAAGGGGAAGGCGTTGCTGCAAGAGTCTTAGAAAACCTCGGCGTAGACCTCTCGAAAGTCCGTACTCAAGTGATTCGGATGCTGGGTGAAACCGCCGAAGTCACATCCGGCGGCAGCCAAGGTCGCACCAAAACCCCGACCCTGGACGAATTCGGCTCGAATCTCACCCAAATGGCAGCCGAAGGTAAACTCGACCCCGTGGTCGGTCGCCAAAAAGAAATCGAACGAGTCATTCAAATCCTCGGTCGGCGGACGAAAAACAACCCCGTGTTAATTGGTGAACCGGGTGTGGGTAAAACCGCGATCGCTGAAGGACTCGCCCAACGCATCGCCAATGATGATGTTCCTGACATCTTAGAAGACAAGCGCGTTGTGACCCTTGATATCGGTCTGCTCGTAGCAGGAACGAAGTATCGAGGTGAATTCGAGGAACGCTTGAAAAAAATCATGGATGAAATCCGCTCCGCCGGAAATGTCATCCTCGTGATCGACGAAGTTCACACCCTCATCGGTGCGGGTGCAGCAGAAGGCGCGATCGATGCCGCCAATATTCTCAAACCTGCGCTTGCCCGTGGTGAACTGCAATGTATCGGTGCGACCACGCTTGATGAGTATCGCAAACACATCGAACGAGATGCCGCACTCGAACGCCGCTTTCAGCCTGTGATGGTCGGTGAGCCGTCGGTCGATGAAACGATCGAAATTCTCCGAGGCTTGCGCGAACGCTATGAACAGCACCACAAGCTGAAGATTTCAGACGAAGCGCTCGAAGCCGCAGCGAAACTGTCGGATCGTTATATCTCAGATCGATTCTTGCCAGATAAAGCGATCGATTTGGTTGACGAAGCTGGCTCACGGGTTCGGTTGATTAATTCCCAACTGCCACCCGCCGCGAAGGAACTCGATCGCGAATTGCGTCAAGTCCTCAAAGACAAAGACGATGCGGTGAGATCTCAGAATTTCGACCGAGCAGGTGAACTGCGCGATCGAGAAATGGAGATCAAGGCAGAGATTAGAGCGATCGCGCAAACTCGCAAAACCGAATCAACCGATGAAAATGCTTCTCCGGTCGTGGGCGAGGATGATATCGCTCAAATCGTTGCATCTTGGACAGGTGTTCCGGTGAACAAACTCACCGAATCCGAATCCGAGAAGCTGCTGCACATGGAAGACACGCTGCATACTCGCTTGATCGGTCAAGACGAAGCAGTGAGAGCCGTCTCGCGTGCAATTCGTCGGGCACGAGTGGGATTGAAAAATCCGAATCGCCCGATCGCGTCCTTTATCTTCTCCGGTCCGACTGGGGTAGGTAAGACCGAATTGACGAAAGCACTGGCGGCATACTTCTTCGGTTCAGAAGAAGCGATGATCCGTTTGGATATGTCGGAATTCATGGAGCGTCATACCGTTTCTAAACTGATCGGTTCGCCTCCTGGATATGTCGGTTACAACGAAGGCGGTCAGTTAACCGAAGCCGTTCGTCGTCGTCCTTACACGGTTGTGCTCTTCGATGAAATCGAGAAAGCGCACCCCGATGTCTTCAACATGCTGCTGCAAATCTTGGAAGATGGTCGTTTGACCGATGCCAAGGGACGCACCGTAGACTTCAAGAACACGCTGCTGATCATGACCTCGAACATTGGTTCTAAGGTGATTGAGAAGGGTGGCGGCGGACTTGGATTCGAGTTCTCCACCGAGAACGAATCGGAATCGCAGTACAACCGGATTCGCTCCTTGGTGAACGAAGAACTGAAGCAGTACTTCCGTCCTGAGTTCTTGAACCGACTCGACGAAATCATCGTGTTCCGTCAGTTGAACAAGGGCGAGGTCAAGGAGATTGCCGATATCATGCTCAACGATGTGTTCAAACGTCTGAAAGAGCAAGGGATTACGCTGCAAGTCACTGAGCGATTCAAGGATCGTTTGGTTGATGAAGGGTATAACCCTAGTTACGGCGCACGTCCACTTCGTCGGGCGATCATGCGATTGCTTGAAGACTCGTTAGCTGAAGAAATTCTGTCGGCACGAGTGAAAGACGGCGATGTTGCCACCGTTGACGTGGATGAAAACGGACAAGTCAAGGTTTTACATGGTCAGGAACGTGAATTGTTGCCGCAAGCAGCAGAGTAA